One window of Phalacrocorax carbo chromosome 1, bPhaCar2.1, whole genome shotgun sequence genomic DNA carries:
- the CHST7 gene encoding carbohydrate sulfotransferase 7: protein MKGRRRWRWRGEHRRFAAVLVLYTLLLLLLVPYALDYGARRGRADEEPLLRRCPSLEEALSEWGWEQQQPPLEEEDEDEEGGAAGNGSAAAGKRHIYLHATWRTGSSFLGELFNQHPDVFYLYEPMWHLWQALYPGDALSLQGALRDMLRALFRCDFSVLRLYAAPPAPRDPLAPAPPAPANLTTASIFGWRTNKVICSPPLCPAAPRPRREIGLVDGASCEERCPPRALRELEAECRKYPVVVIKDVRLLELGALLPLLREPGLNLRVVQLFRDPRAVHNSRLKARQALLRESIQVLRSRHRADPRGPPRHQQPPLPPGLLGGGRAPQPQHRAEFFLGGALEVICQAWLRDLLLARRAPAWLRRRYTQLRYEDLVREPRAQLRRLLRFAGLPVPPALETFVLNMTRGAAYSSDRPFLISPRDAREAIHAWRERLSRQQVRQVEAACSEAMSLLAYPLSGGDAR, encoded by the coding sequence ATGAAGGGCcggcggcggtggcggtggcggggcgAGCACCGGCGCTTCGCCGCCGTGCTGGTGCTGtacacgctgctgctgctgctgctggtgccctACGCGCTGGACTACGGGGCCAGGCGGGGGCGGGCGGACGAGGAGCCGCTGCTGCGGCGCTGccccagcctggaggaggcGCTGAGCgagtggggctgggagcagcagcagccgccgctggaggaggaggatgaggatgaggagggcggcgcggcgggcaacggcagcgcggcggcgggcaAGCGGCACATCTACCTGCACGCCACCTGGCGCACCGGCTCCTCCTTCCTGGGGGAGCTCTTCAACCAGCACCCCGACGTCTTCTACCTGTACGAGCCCATGTGGCACCTGTGGCAGGCCCTCTACCCGGGGGACGCGCTGAGCCTGCAGGGCGCCCTCCGCGACATGCTGCGCGCCCTCTTCCGATGCGACTTCTCCGTCCTGCGCCTCTacgccgccccgcccgccccccgcgaCCCGctggcccccgccccgcccgctcccgccaACCTCACCACGGCCAGCATCTTCGGCTGGCGCACCAACAAGGTGATCTGCTCGCCGCCGctctgccccgccgccccgcggccccgccgggaGATCGGCCTCGTCGACGGCGCCTCCTGCGAGGAGAGGTGCCCGCCGCGGGCGCTGCGGGAGCTGGAGGCCGAGTGCCGCAAGTACCCGGTGGTGGTCATCAAGGACGtgaggctgctggagctgggcgccctgctgccgctgctgcggGAGCCCGGCCTCAACCTGCGGGTGGTGCAGCTCTTCCGCGACCCCCGCGCCGTCCACAACTCCCGCCTGAAGGCCCGGCAGGCGCTGCTGCGGGAGAGCATCCAGGTGTTGCGCAGCCGCCACCGCGCCGACCCgcgggggccgccccgccaccagcagcccccgctgccgccgggcCTGCTGGGCGGCGGGCGGGCTCCGCAGCCCCAGCACCGCGCCGAGTTCTTCCTCGGCGGCGCCCTGGAGGTGATCTGCCAGGCCTGGCTCCGCGACCTCCTCctggcccgccgcgccccggcctGGCTCCGCCGCCGCTACACGCAGCTGCGTTACGAGGACCTGGTGCGGGAACCCCGCGCCCAGCTGCGCCGCTTGCTGCGCTTCGCCGGGCTGCCGGTGCCGCCCGCCCTGGAGACCTTCGTGCTCAACATGACCCGCGGCGCCGCCTACTCCTCCGACCGGCCCTTCCTCATCTCCCCCCGCGACGCGCGGGAGGCCATCCACGCCTGGCGGGAGCGCCTCAGCCGCCAGCAGGTGCGGCAGGTGGAGGCCGCCTGCAGCGAGGCCATGAGCCTCCTCGCCTACCCCCTCAGCGGCGGCGACGCCCGGTAG